From Acetobacteroides hydrogenigenes, one genomic window encodes:
- a CDS encoding sigma-54-dependent transcriptional regulator has protein sequence MGKVLVIDDERAIRSTLKDILSLEGFDVELAENGAAGIEQFEKGGIDVVFLDIKMPGMDGIEVLERLQAISPEVPVVMISGHGTIDTAVEAIKKGAYDFIAKPLDLNRILITLRNATDKTSLVQETKKLRSKVNKTYEIVGESAPIRRVKDIIEKVAPTEARVMITGANGTGKELVARWLHEKSNRAAGPYVEVNCAAIPSELIESELFGHEKGAFTSAIKQRKGKFEQADGGTLFLDEIGDMSLSAQAKVLRALQENRISRVGGDKDIPVNVRVVAATNKNLTEEIAKGSFREDLYHRLSVILIHVPSLAERKEDIPLLAEHFIDTISTEYGMARASITADAIAELQKLGWTGNVREFRNVIERLMILCGKEIKAEDVEMYASPNIG, from the coding sequence ATGGGAAAAGTTCTTGTAATAGACGACGAGAGAGCTATTCGTAGCACTCTAAAAGATATACTGAGCTTGGAAGGCTTCGATGTGGAGCTTGCCGAAAATGGAGCTGCAGGAATTGAGCAGTTCGAGAAGGGGGGCATCGACGTTGTATTTCTTGACATCAAAATGCCCGGAATGGATGGGATAGAGGTGCTGGAAAGGCTCCAGGCTATCTCCCCAGAGGTGCCCGTGGTAATGATATCGGGGCATGGCACCATTGATACGGCCGTAGAAGCCATCAAAAAAGGGGCGTACGACTTTATTGCCAAACCGCTCGATCTGAACCGCATCCTCATCACCCTAAGAAATGCTACGGATAAAACCTCGCTGGTGCAGGAGACCAAAAAGCTGCGCAGCAAGGTAAACAAGACCTACGAGATTGTGGGAGAGTCGGCGCCCATACGGCGCGTAAAGGATATCATAGAAAAGGTGGCGCCCACCGAGGCCCGCGTGATGATTACCGGGGCCAACGGTACGGGCAAGGAACTGGTGGCCCGCTGGCTGCACGAGAAGAGCAACCGTGCTGCCGGTCCATATGTGGAGGTAAACTGTGCGGCCATCCCCTCGGAGCTTATCGAGAGCGAGCTTTTTGGGCACGAGAAGGGCGCCTTTACCTCGGCCATCAAGCAGCGCAAGGGGAAGTTCGAGCAGGCCGACGGCGGCACCCTCTTCCTCGACGAAATTGGCGATATGAGCCTCTCGGCCCAGGCCAAGGTGCTGCGAGCCCTACAGGAGAACCGCATCAGCCGAGTGGGGGGCGATAAGGATATCCCCGTTAACGTGCGCGTGGTGGCCGCCACCAACAAGAACCTTACCGAGGAGATTGCCAAGGGCTCCTTCCGCGAGGACCTGTACCATCGCCTGAGCGTCATTCTTATTCATGTGCCATCGCTTGCCGAACGAAAGGAGGATATCCCTTTGCTGGCCGAGCACTTTATTGACACCATTAGCACGGAGTACGGTATGGCCCGTGCCTCGATTACGGCCGATGCCATTGCCGAGCTCCAAAAGCTGGGCTGGACGGGCAACGTGCGCGAGTTCCGTAACGTTATAGAACGCCTAATGATTCTATGCGGAAAGGAGATTAAGGCCGAGGATGTGGAGATGTACGCCTCGCCCAATATTGGATAG
- a CDS encoding DUF4884 domain-containing protein codes for MKRTLTFLTAIAGALMFYSCTIQRPITEAPPANNKTYEVSYLFEHDGCKVYRFYDQGHWVYFTNCKGEVTSVKADSTQERMVNIVRTETGK; via the coding sequence ATGAAAAGAACGCTAACATTTTTAACCGCAATCGCTGGGGCGCTAATGTTTTACTCGTGCACAATTCAACGCCCAATTACCGAAGCGCCTCCGGCCAACAACAAGACCTACGAGGTTAGCTACCTCTTCGAGCACGACGGCTGCAAGGTGTACCGTTTCTACGACCAGGGGCACTGGGTGTACTTTACCAACTGCAAGGGCGAGGTTACCAGCGTTAAGGCCGACTCGACCCAAGAGCGAATGGTAAATATTGTACGAACAGAAACGGGGAAATAA
- a CDS encoding helix-turn-helix domain-containing protein, protein MLRINLSRIFRAFAVHRPTRFLVEKGYTYSTAQRLVVMNHSRFRLEDLEQLCLRMGCTPNDILEWVPNQDQVSLDTPLQQLRFKPEPYFDQLLNKLDYGDQLELQRLMEERIAQKKGAAEKGAKE, encoded by the coding sequence ATGCTACGAATAAACCTTTCGCGGATTTTTAGGGCGTTTGCGGTACATCGCCCTACGCGGTTTCTGGTGGAGAAGGGCTACACCTACTCTACGGCCCAACGGCTGGTGGTGATGAACCACTCACGCTTCCGGCTCGAGGATCTGGAGCAGCTGTGCCTGCGAATGGGCTGTACGCCCAACGACATTCTGGAGTGGGTTCCCAACCAGGATCAGGTAAGCCTAGATACGCCGCTCCAGCAGCTGCGCTTTAAGCCGGAGCCCTACTTCGACCAGCTGCTGAACAAGCTCGACTACGGCGACCAGCTGGAGCTGCAGCGGCTGATGGAGGAGCGGATTGCGCAGAAGAAGGGGGCGGCTGAAAAGGGTGCGAAGGAATAG
- a CDS encoding DMT family transporter, with protein sequence MQRKGIAYAIISSATFGLLPLFSVTAMSSGQTPYSVLFYRFLFSTLLYGLFLKLRGESFRVSSRQLLELVVLGAACYGGTALFLILSYGYIPTGIATTINFLYPVMVALILFLIFGERPSMGIAIAIVLSLGGVALMAWSPGANLSLRGVAYSLVTIFCYGFYVVGLNKTGLREVKGSTVTLYVLLVSTIFFGAIALTQGGIQPIASPQVGVNLLLLAIVSTIISNLTLVLAVKEIGSTSASVLGSMEPLTALLVGIGWFGEAISGYQLAGICLVIASVLLVVLGKQKKNKKQPSSIGTPKPKAKAKEADMA encoded by the coding sequence ATGCAACGTAAAGGCATAGCCTACGCCATCATATCGTCGGCCACGTTTGGGCTGCTCCCCCTTTTCTCGGTAACCGCCATGAGCAGCGGGCAAACGCCCTACTCGGTGCTCTTCTACCGCTTCCTTTTTTCGACGCTGCTCTACGGGCTTTTCCTGAAGCTGCGGGGCGAATCGTTTCGGGTAAGCAGCCGACAGCTGCTGGAGCTGGTGGTTTTGGGCGCGGCGTGCTACGGAGGTACAGCCCTCTTCCTGATCCTTTCGTACGGCTACATCCCAACGGGGATAGCCACCACCATCAACTTCCTTTACCCGGTGATGGTGGCGCTAATTCTTTTCCTAATTTTTGGCGAGCGCCCCAGCATGGGCATTGCCATAGCCATCGTGCTATCGCTGGGCGGGGTGGCGCTGATGGCGTGGAGCCCCGGTGCCAACCTTAGCCTTAGAGGTGTGGCCTACTCGCTGGTTACGATCTTCTGCTACGGATTCTACGTGGTGGGCCTCAACAAAACGGGGCTGCGCGAGGTGAAAGGGAGCACCGTCACCCTTTACGTGCTGCTGGTCTCCACCATTTTCTTCGGAGCGATTGCCCTTACGCAAGGAGGCATTCAGCCCATTGCCAGCCCACAGGTGGGCGTAAACCTGCTGCTGCTGGCCATCGTATCGACCATCATATCGAACCTGACGCTGGTGCTGGCCGTAAAGGAGATCGGCTCGACCTCGGCCTCGGTGCTGGGCTCGATGGAGCCGCTTACGGCGCTGCTGGTGGGCATCGGCTGGTTTGGCGAGGCTATTTCGGGCTACCAGCTGGCGGGCATCTGCCTGGTGATTGCCTCGGTGCTGCTGGTGGTGCTGGGAAAGCAGAAGAAGAATAAAAAGCAGCCCTCGTCGATCGGAACACCGAAGCCTAAAGCGAAGGCCAAGGAGGCGGATATGGCCTAG